ACAGCAATCCACGCGGGATCATCTACCACCTGCTGCTTCTCACCGATGCCGGGCGGCAATATCCCGACGAGCGTTCCCTGCCGGTCTATCAAGCGTCCGAATGCAAAGCGCCCACCGGAACGCGGAACCAGAACATCACGATTTATCGCGCTTCCGGCATCATCAGGCGTCAATTGCCGCATCCACAGCTGATCGCCGCTACGATACTCGCCCGCGCTGATTGTGATGGAGAGAACCATCAACGGACTGCCGCTGTCGAGTTCGGTCGGCAATATCGCTTCGGCGGGCGATTTAAGCGCTTCGGCACCATTGTCTGTCAGCGCGGCGACGACTTGCGGGGTGCTGGCCTTCTCGGACCGCACCAATGTCTCAGGGTCGATTTCGAGCGCGTCTGCGATCCGGTCCATCCATTTGATCGACAGATTGCGCATTCCGGTTTCAAGCCGTCCGATGGTCTGCGCGGTTGTGGGCGGGTCGCAGGCCTCTGCCAGATCGGCAAGAGTCCAGCCCTTGGCTTTGCGGATATCACGGATGCGGTTGATCATGCAGATTTCCCAAAGTCCAGTTCAAACGAACCATATCGGTTTCTCTTTCCTACAGATACACCAGTTTGGCAAGTGGCGATTCGCAGTCACGTTTCCAATGAAGAGGGAGAACCCCATGCGCCGCCATTTAGTCGAACGCGAATTGACCAGCGAAGGCCCGAAGCGAGGCAAGGCCCGGGCCCGCAGACGCAGTGCTACTGTCAATCTCGCGGAATCGCCTTTGTCGTGGCTTCATGCGCGCGGGCATATCGATGACCGGCTGTTTGCGGCAGGTGAGAAGCTCCGCGCCGATTACGAACGCGCGCAATTGGGCGCGCGCGTGACGATGAGCTGGGAGTTAGTGCGGATCAAGGGCAAAGGCGCGGCTTGCGGCCTGTCCGGCACCGAACGCCAGATTGCGGCCAAGGCGCGCTTCGATGGGGCGCTGGCTGAGGCAGGGAGCGGCCTGTCCGATATTCTCTGGCGCGTGGTCTGCGCGGGTGAAGGACTGCCCCAAGCCGAGAAAGCACTTTCTTGGCCAGCGCGCAGTGGGAAGCTGGTTCTGAAGTTGGCGCTTGATCGGGTGGCTGATTTTTATCGGATCAATTGAGTAAATCGCTGATGCGCTTGCGCAAGACAGGGAGAATATCGGCCTCGAACCACGGGTTCTTGCCCATCCAAATCCTGCTGCGCCAAGCCGGGTGGGGGAGAGGTAGGGTTCTTGGTAAGAACTCTTCATAGCGCTTAACGCGCTCGGTCAGCGATAATTTGCGGGTTTCGGGTAGGTAATACGCCTGCGCATATGTCCCGACGAGCAATGTCAGACGATCCTTAGGCAGTGTTTGGAGCACCCGGTCATGCCACTGCGGTGCACATTCCTTGCGCGGTGGTCTGTCGCCGCCGCTCGCTTTGCCGGGATAGCAGAAGCCCATCGGGACGAGCGCGACTTTTCCGGGATCGTAGAATTGATCCTTTGTTAGTCCGGTCCATGCGCGCAGCCGGTCGCCGCTATCATCATCCCATGGGATGCCGCTGGCGTGGACTTTCGATCCGGGCGCCTGGCCAATGATCAGAATCTGCGGCGTATCGGAAAACTGCACCACCGGGCGAACGCCGTCTGCCAAATGCGGCTCGCAGATCCGGCAGGCAGCAATCTCGCGGTGAAGCGCGCTCATCCCTCGACGCGTTCGGCCAGCTCCAGCCAGCGTTCTTCCGCTTCGTCTTTCTCGGTGCGGGCATTCTCGATGCCTTTGGTAATATCGGCGAATTTCTGCGGGTCTCTGGTGTAAAGATCCGGGTTGGAGAGGATCGCTTCACCCTTGCTGATTGCGGCTTCCAGTTCCTCGATCCGGGCGGGCAGCAGTTCATAATCGCGCTGGTCTTTATATGATAACTTGCTGTTTTGCTTCGCTGATTTGCGCGGGGCGGGGGCATCGGTAGCGGTTTTTGCAGTCTTGCTCTTTGCCGGTTTGCTGCGTGCCGAGCGTTTCTTCTCCCAATCCTCGTAGCCGCCGGCAACGATATCGACGAAGCCGCTGCCATCCAGCCCGAGCGTAAGCGTGACCGTCCGGTCCAGAAAATCGCGGTCGTGGCTGACGATCAGCACGGTACCGTCATAATCGGCGATCACTTCCTGCAGCAGATCGAGCGTCTCCAGATCAAGATCGTTGGTCGGTTCATCCAGCACCAACAGGTTCGATTTCCGAGAGAACTCGCGCGCCAGCAGCAGGCGGGAGCGCTCTCCGCCGGACATGGTCGCGACCTTGGTATCGACGATACCCGGATCGAACAGGAACTCTTTAAGATAGCCCTGAATATGCTTGCGGGTGCCGCGCACATCGATCCAGTCGCTGCCTTCTGCGACTACGTCTCGCACCGTCTTGTCGGGTGTGAGCAAGGCGCGTTGCTGGTCGATTTTCACGCCTGTCAGTGTCTTGGCGATTGTGACAGTGCCTTCATCGGGCTCCAATTCGCCGGTCAGCAGTTTGAGCAAGGTTGTTTTACCCGCACCATTTGCACCCACGACACCGATCCGGTCGCCCCGCTGGATGCGCAGCGAGAAGTCGCGGATGATTGCACGGTCTCCATACGACTTCGAAACTTTATCAGCGACAATAACCGACTTGGACTTGTTACTGTCGTCGCTTTCGAGACCAAGTTTGGCGGTTCCGGTCGGGTCCATGAGCGCGGCACGCTGCGCGCGCATCTGCCAGAGCTTTTCGAGCCGTCCCTGGTTGCGTTTGCGGCGAGCGGTGACGCCGCGTTCCAGCCAGCGGGCTTCGATCTTCAGTTTGGCGTCCATCCGGTGCGCGATCCGTGCATCCTCGGCATAGACTTCGGCTTCCCATGCTTCGTACCCGCCGAACCCGACATCCTTGCGCCGGATCACTCCGCGGTCGAGCCAGATCGTCGCATTGGTCAGGCGTTTGAGGAATGTCCGGTCGTGGCTGATGACGATGAACGCGCCTTTGTAGCGTTCCAGCCAGCTTTCGAGCCATTCGATTGCTGCCAGATCGAGATGATTGGTCGGCTCGTCCATCAGCAGCAGATCGGGATCTTGGGCGAGGGCGCGAGAGATGGCCGCGCGGCGCATTTCACCGCCGCTGGCGCCTTTTGCGGGCGTACTCATGTCAATGCCGAGCTGCCCGGCGATGGCCTCGACCTCATAGGCCTCGGGCGGGTTCTCGCCGGACAGTGCGAAGTCCATCAGCGTATCGAACGGCGTGAAATCAGGTTCCTGCTCCAGCACCACGATACGCGTGCCGAGTTTCACTTTACGCTCGCCGCGATCGGCCTCGATCTGGTCATTGATCATGCGGAACAATGTGGTCTTACCCGCCCCGTTGCGGCCGATCAGCGCAAGCTTGTCGCGCGGGCCGATATGCAGGTCGAGACCGTCCGTGTCAGGTCCGCCGAACAGCCAGCGGCCGCCTTGTTGCAGGCCGAGGCCTTCCCAGCTGAGGATCGGTGGTTGTGCCATAGATGGCGCGGGTTAGGTGACTCTGCGCGTAGCCGCAAGCAGTGCGATCTACTCCGGTGCTGCTTTCTTCTCCGCCACCATCATCTCGACATCTTTCAGCAGAGCATGTGCATCGTAAACAATGCCGTCCTTGATCGTCCAGCGCACCCCGCCAACGCGCTCCAGCACATTGGTTTCGCGGTTCAAACGCAGATGACCGGTGCCGTAGAGCGTTTTGAAATTGGCGAGCGGATTCTCGGGCGCAATCACCAAATCGGCCAGCTTGCCGACTTTGATCGTGCCAAACGGGGCGGGGGTGCTTTTCGCCTGATAAATCTCGTCCGCACCGTTCATGGTCGCAGCCTGAATGACTTCCAGCGGAGCGAAGCCGGCCTCCTGCAGCATCTCGAACTCGCCGATGTAGGCGAAGCCCCAAGTCTGGTAGATATAGCCGGGATCGGACCCGACCGTGACGCGGCCGCCTTTGTTCTTGAACTCGTTCGTCAACTGCATCCATGGACCATAGAATTTGCGCCAGGCAACTTCGTCGGCGGTCGACCAGTCGTGATAATAGCTGCCGTGATTGGTCAGGCTGGGCGCGTAGAAGTTCATCAGTGAGGGCAGGGTGTATTTTTCATGCCAATCGGCGTTGCGTTCCCGCATGACATCGCGCGATGCGGCGTAGATGTTGAATGTCGGGCTCAGCGTGACGCCGCTTTCGAGAAGATGATCGACATAGGCGTTCCATGGGTCGCTGCCGGGTTCGACAATCTGGTCCGCGAGCCGCGCGACTTCGGAAAAGCGTGATTGCTCGTCGAGATAATTATAGGCGTTGGGATAGCGCGGCAGCGCTCCGTCTTTGAGCAACGATTCCATATGGCCGTAAAAATGCGTGACCCCGCCGAGACCCATCTCGACCGCTTTGGCCGCATTGACCTGCGCTACGCCGCGTTGTCCCAAATGCGCGACGGTGCCGAGCTTTTGCTTCTCCGCTTCGTCGATTGCCGCTGCCATTACATCGGGCGCATCGGTGTTGAAG
This genomic window from Pontixanthobacter aestiaquae contains:
- a CDS encoding helix-turn-helix domain-containing protein, whose protein sequence is MINRIRDIRKAKGWTLADLAEACDPPTTAQTIGRLETGMRNLSIKWMDRIADALEIDPETLVRSEKASTPQVVAALTDNGAEALKSPAEAILPTELDSGSPLMVLSITISAGEYRSGDQLWMRQLTPDDAGSAINRDVLVPRSGGRFAFGRLIDRQGTLVGILPPGIGEKQQVVDDPAWIAVAEMLVRPL
- a CDS encoding DUF6456 domain-containing protein, coding for MRRHLVERELTSEGPKRGKARARRRSATVNLAESPLSWLHARGHIDDRLFAAGEKLRADYERAQLGARVTMSWELVRIKGKGAACGLSGTERQIAAKARFDGALAEAGSGLSDILWRVVCAGEGLPQAEKALSWPARSGKLVLKLALDRVADFYRIN
- a CDS encoding uracil-DNA glycosylase family protein, whose amino-acid sequence is MSALHREIAACRICEPHLADGVRPVVQFSDTPQILIIGQAPGSKVHASGIPWDDDSGDRLRAWTGLTKDQFYDPGKVALVPMGFCYPGKASGGDRPPRKECAPQWHDRVLQTLPKDRLTLLVGTYAQAYYLPETRKLSLTERVKRYEEFLPRTLPLPHPAWRSRIWMGKNPWFEADILPVLRKRISDLLN
- a CDS encoding ABC-F family ATP-binding cassette domain-containing protein, giving the protein MAQPPILSWEGLGLQQGGRWLFGGPDTDGLDLHIGPRDKLALIGRNGAGKTTLFRMINDQIEADRGERKVKLGTRIVVLEQEPDFTPFDTLMDFALSGENPPEAYEVEAIAGQLGIDMSTPAKGASGGEMRRAAISRALAQDPDLLLMDEPTNHLDLAAIEWLESWLERYKGAFIVISHDRTFLKRLTNATIWLDRGVIRRKDVGFGGYEAWEAEVYAEDARIAHRMDAKLKIEARWLERGVTARRKRNQGRLEKLWQMRAQRAALMDPTGTAKLGLESDDSNKSKSVIVADKVSKSYGDRAIIRDFSLRIQRGDRIGVVGANGAGKTTLLKLLTGELEPDEGTVTIAKTLTGVKIDQQRALLTPDKTVRDVVAEGSDWIDVRGTRKHIQGYLKEFLFDPGIVDTKVATMSGGERSRLLLAREFSRKSNLLVLDEPTNDLDLETLDLLQEVIADYDGTVLIVSHDRDFLDRTVTLTLGLDGSGFVDIVAGGYEDWEKKRSARSKPAKSKTAKTATDAPAPRKSAKQNSKLSYKDQRDYELLPARIEELEAAISKGEAILSNPDLYTRDPQKFADITKGIENARTEKDEAEERWLELAERVEG
- a CDS encoding amidohydrolase family protein; its protein translation is MFRSILLAIASLWAVAASAQTGMEPVPERAASEGQGPYSTVIVRGATMIDGTGAPPEGPVDIVIEDNRIAAIARGGVPQTALDEAVRVIDARGMYVMPGFVDVHGHNGDPRKAPQPSYGYKLWLAHGVTTVRGVSFGFGPDSDDLDHKVRSAANTIVAPRLFAYAVLGDKWSGGPISTPAKAREWVRWAAAAGYDGIKFFNTDAPDVMAAAIDEAEKQKLGTVAHLGQRGVAQVNAAKAVEMGLGGVTHFYGHMESLLKDGALPRYPNAYNYLDEQSRFSEVARLADQIVEPGSDPWNAYVDHLLESGVTLSPTFNIYAASRDVMRERNADWHEKYTLPSLMNFYAPSLTNHGSYYHDWSTADEVAWRKFYGPWMQLTNEFKNKGGRVTVGSDPGYIYQTWGFAYIGEFEMLQEAGFAPLEVIQAATMNGADEIYQAKSTPAPFGTIKVGKLADLVIAPENPLANFKTLYGTGHLRLNRETNVLERVGGVRWTIKDGIVYDAHALLKDVEMMVAEKKAAPE